In the Paenibacillus pabuli genome, one interval contains:
- a CDS encoding MFS transporter yields MKKLLWIGCLSYFLIGLAHVVLGSILPVALEHYGKDYSQGGTLIFAQFAGFLGGVLLSPQLNRRFGKRSGLLIAAALLCIAELSYMLLPPWGLMFVIAPAAGFGFGMIEAVIGTIIIAAIKENTAVAMSRLEVLFGIGAMVMPLIASGLISAGYWRMSFLVVAVCSALTFIFWARISFGELDHTLSRRKPDAVTGHVHAVESSDGVSPAGHGITGSTYRGRNLALMSLFVVFFFLYVGTEMSLANFMPAILIEKMNMKEAGAALSVTCFWIAMSVGRLFAGYIAEKFQYRVYVLYSCLAAVLLMAIFPFTNQIWSAFLIILLLGLAFSGVFSIALVFASKMLPGTEESTPSILIASGGVGGAILPLLTGWSLDHLDVNQSTWMLAIFTLGLLIISLVTYQWQSKHRTASV; encoded by the coding sequence ATGAAAAAATTGTTATGGATCGGCTGCCTGTCCTATTTTCTTATCGGACTTGCACACGTGGTCCTCGGATCCATTCTGCCTGTCGCATTAGAACATTACGGCAAAGATTACAGTCAGGGAGGAACGCTAATTTTTGCCCAATTTGCCGGATTCCTGGGTGGTGTACTGTTGTCCCCTCAGTTAAATCGTCGCTTTGGCAAACGCAGCGGGTTACTTATCGCAGCAGCCCTGCTATGCATAGCAGAGTTATCCTATATGCTGCTGCCTCCCTGGGGCCTCATGTTTGTCATTGCACCAGCTGCCGGTTTCGGATTCGGCATGATTGAAGCCGTAATCGGTACGATCATCATTGCCGCCATCAAAGAAAATACCGCAGTTGCGATGAGCAGGCTTGAAGTACTATTCGGCATCGGGGCCATGGTCATGCCGCTGATTGCCAGTGGTCTGATCTCGGCAGGATACTGGCGCATGTCCTTTCTCGTCGTTGCCGTCTGTTCAGCACTGACTTTCATCTTCTGGGCCCGAATTTCATTCGGGGAGCTGGATCATACACTCAGTAGGCGCAAGCCAGATGCAGTTACTGGACATGTTCATGCTGTGGAGTCATCCGATGGTGTGTCTCCTGCAGGCCATGGCATAACTGGCTCAACCTATCGAGGGCGTAATCTGGCCCTGATGAGCTTATTCGTTGTATTTTTCTTTCTCTATGTTGGTACGGAGATGAGCCTTGCCAACTTCATGCCTGCGATTCTGATTGAAAAAATGAACATGAAGGAGGCAGGAGCAGCACTTAGTGTTACCTGCTTCTGGATCGCAATGTCTGTTGGAAGGCTCTTCGCCGGATATATAGCGGAAAAGTTCCAGTATCGGGTTTACGTTTTATACAGCTGTCTGGCAGCTGTGCTGCTCATGGCCATTTTTCCGTTCACCAACCAGATCTGGTCTGCTTTTCTAATTATTCTGCTGCTCGGACTGGCGTTTTCAGGCGTCTTCTCCATTGCACTCGTTTTTGCCAGCAAAATGCTGCCGGGAACAGAAGAATCTACACCCAGTATCCTAATTGCATCCGGCGGAGTCGGCGGCGCCATTCTGCCTCTGCTCACTGGCTGGAGTCTGGATCATCTGGACGTCAATCAATCCACATGGATGCTTGCGATATTTACCTTAGGCCTGCTTATCATCAGCTTGGTTACTTATCAGTGGCAGAGCAAACACCGTACAGCTTCGGTTTAA
- a CDS encoding MTH1187 family thiamine-binding protein, with amino-acid sequence MASTLLSIQVIPKTQNGENSYPYVDRAIEVIQQSGLKYQVNPLDTTMEGELEELLEVVRKMHEVLVEAGSPSIISQIKIAHSPNGFSMDTLTEKYR; translated from the coding sequence ATGGCAAGCACACTGCTTAGCATTCAAGTGATTCCCAAAACGCAGAATGGCGAAAATTCATATCCTTACGTAGATCGTGCCATCGAAGTGATTCAGCAATCCGGCTTGAAATATCAGGTTAATCCGCTTGACACCACGATGGAGGGTGAGCTGGAGGAACTGCTGGAAGTTGTCCGCAAAATGCATGAGGTGCTCGTGGAGGCTGGAAGTCCAAGCATCATCTCCCAGATCAAAATTGCCCATAGCCCGAACGGCTTCAGCATGGATACCCTGACGGAGAAATATCGCTAA
- the serS gene encoding serine--tRNA ligase: protein MLDMKWIRAHADEVQAAADGKKINISIGELLERDEEHRALLQEVEEGRRTRNTLSADIGKWMQSGDREQAEGLRAQVIQLNEKLEEIEAELAGVQEEVTRLQWLVPNVVSPDTPIGASDEDNVELRRVGETPTFAYTAKDHVELGELHDLIDIPRGVKIGGTRSYVLKGAGLLLHRAVQQLALDLLLRHGFTPMEVPLMVREDALVNTGFFPTGRDQVYALEGEGKWLVGTSEVPLVSYYADEIVDVQKPIKLAAVSTCFRSEVGSGGRDVRGLYRVHQFAKVEQVILCAPDAEESERMLQEITGHAEELLQLLELPYRVVAVCTGDMSQKTYKQYDIETWMPSRGAYGETHSSSNLHDFQARRSNIRCRNADGQLAYCHTLNNTAVASPRILIPLLENHQQEDGSIRIPAALQPYMGGAEYLTLPLQSEE, encoded by the coding sequence ATGTTGGACATGAAGTGGATTCGGGCCCATGCAGATGAAGTGCAGGCGGCGGCAGACGGGAAGAAAATTAATATTAGCATTGGTGAATTGCTGGAGCGGGATGAGGAGCACAGGGCGCTTTTGCAGGAAGTGGAAGAAGGACGCAGGACGCGGAATACCTTATCAGCGGATATCGGAAAATGGATGCAATCCGGGGATCGGGAACAGGCCGAAGGACTGAGGGCTCAGGTGATACAATTGAATGAGAAGCTGGAAGAGATCGAAGCGGAGCTTGCGGGCGTACAGGAGGAAGTGACCAGGCTGCAATGGCTGGTGCCGAATGTGGTATCACCGGATACGCCGATTGGAGCATCGGACGAGGATAATGTGGAGCTGCGACGTGTCGGAGAGACACCAACCTTCGCTTACACGGCCAAGGACCATGTGGAACTCGGGGAGCTCCACGATCTGATTGATATTCCGCGCGGGGTGAAGATCGGCGGGACACGAAGCTATGTGCTGAAAGGAGCAGGGCTGCTCCTGCACCGGGCTGTACAGCAGCTTGCGCTTGATCTGCTGCTGCGGCATGGATTCACCCCGATGGAAGTGCCTCTAATGGTCAGGGAGGATGCACTTGTGAATACGGGATTTTTCCCGACAGGACGCGATCAGGTCTATGCGTTGGAAGGGGAGGGCAAGTGGCTGGTCGGAACCTCCGAGGTACCGCTCGTATCGTATTATGCGGATGAGATTGTGGATGTACAGAAGCCGATTAAGCTGGCTGCCGTATCAACATGTTTCCGCAGTGAGGTCGGGTCAGGCGGACGGGATGTACGAGGGTTGTACCGGGTGCATCAGTTTGCCAAAGTTGAACAGGTCATTCTCTGTGCACCGGATGCGGAGGAATCGGAGCGCATGCTGCAGGAAATTACCGGACATGCAGAAGAATTGCTGCAGCTGCTTGAACTGCCTTATCGGGTGGTTGCGGTGTGTACGGGCGACATGTCGCAGAAAACGTATAAACAATATGATATTGAGACATGGATGCCAAGCAGGGGTGCTTATGGGGAAACCCATTCGTCGTCAAATCTGCATGATTTTCAGGCGCGCCGTTCGAACATTCGCTGCCGTAATGCCGATGGTCAGCTGGCGTACTGCCATACGCTGAACAATACAGCCGTGGCATCGCCGCGGATCCTCATTCCACTATTGGAGAATCATCAGCAAGAGGATGGAAGCATTCGTATTCCGGCAGCTCTGCAGCCCTATATGGGCGGTGCTGAATATTTGACTTTGCCGCTTCAGAGTGAAGAGTAA
- a CDS encoding ABC transporter substrate-binding protein: MRWRKMIGLLLLCVTMITVAACGGQEAAPAGQNGSSNTENSSEGDSTALKDVKVVLDWTPNTNHTGLYAAVDQGFYQAEGLNVEIVQPGAGGADTMVASNEVPFGVSYQESVTQARTQDVPLVSIAAVIQHNTSGFAAPVDRNIKSPKDFEGKSYGGWGSPVEEAVMQSIMEGEGADVSKVKNINMGDADFFTAVKRDIDFAWIFYAWTGIEAELRGEPIDMLYVKDYSDALDYYTPVLVTNEQTIKNDPELVKAFMKATSEGYQYAIDHPEEAADILIKAVPDLDKDLVVASQKWLSPKYKDDAPRWGEQKQEVWQNYTDWMFNKKLLDEQVDVSKAYTNEFLPQ; this comes from the coding sequence ATGAGATGGCGTAAAATGATCGGACTCCTGCTCTTGTGTGTGACCATGATCACCGTTGCTGCATGCGGCGGCCAAGAAGCAGCACCTGCAGGACAGAACGGCAGCAGCAACACCGAAAACAGCAGCGAAGGTGACAGCACAGCCTTGAAGGATGTTAAAGTCGTGCTCGACTGGACACCTAATACAAACCACACTGGCCTTTACGCCGCCGTGGATCAAGGATTTTACCAAGCGGAAGGCTTGAATGTCGAGATTGTGCAGCCGGGTGCCGGCGGTGCAGATACAATGGTGGCATCGAATGAGGTGCCTTTTGGCGTAAGTTATCAGGAGAGCGTAACACAGGCCCGTACACAGGATGTCCCGCTTGTCTCCATTGCAGCCGTCATTCAGCATAATACGTCGGGATTCGCTGCTCCGGTGGACAGAAATATTAAATCACCTAAGGATTTCGAAGGCAAATCCTATGGCGGCTGGGGTTCTCCCGTTGAAGAAGCGGTTATGCAATCCATTATGGAAGGCGAAGGCGCCGATGTGTCCAAAGTGAAGAATATCAACATGGGCGACGCCGACTTTTTTACCGCAGTGAAACGGGACATTGATTTTGCCTGGATTTTCTACGCCTGGACCGGCATTGAAGCCGAGCTGCGCGGAGAACCCATCGACATGCTGTATGTGAAGGATTATTCCGATGCGCTGGACTATTACACGCCTGTTCTCGTCACGAACGAGCAGACCATCAAGAACGACCCCGAGCTGGTAAAGGCGTTTATGAAGGCGACTTCCGAAGGCTATCAATACGCGATTGATCATCCCGAAGAAGCTGCAGACATTTTAATCAAGGCTGTGCCGGATCTGGATAAGGACCTTGTGGTGGCAAGCCAAAAATGGCTGAGCCCGAAATACAAGGATGACGCCCCGCGCTGGGGTGAGCAAAAACAGGAAGTATGGCAGAACTACACGGACTGGATGTTCAACAAAAAATTGCTTGATGAGCAGGTTGACGTATCCAAAGCCTATACGAACGAGTTTTTACCCCAATAA
- a CDS encoding VOC family protein yields the protein MGFHKRIDHIGIVVRDLETTLRFYTEIVGLELKDRVTHTNGVIQLAFLGFNGSDETEIELIQGYSDKLPSEGTVHHFAIHVDDLDAEYKRIQATKAEFIDGEIITLPNGYRYFFIYGPEKEWIEFFQR from the coding sequence ATGGGTTTTCATAAGCGTATTGACCACATCGGCATTGTTGTGCGTGATCTGGAGACAACCCTGCGTTTCTATACGGAGATTGTAGGACTTGAATTGAAAGACCGGGTAACCCACACGAACGGTGTCATTCAGCTGGCTTTCCTCGGCTTCAACGGAAGTGACGAGACTGAGATTGAGTTGATACAGGGATACAGCGACAAGCTGCCTTCCGAAGGAACGGTGCACCATTTTGCTATCCATGTGGATGACCTTGATGCGGAATATAAGCGGATTCAGGCTACGAAGGCCGAGTTTATTGACGGAGAGATCATTACGTTGCCCAACGGCTATCGCTACTTCTTCATCTATGGACCGGAAAAGGAATGGATCGAGTTTTTTCAACGCTAA
- a CDS encoding GNAT family N-acetyltransferase → MHIEKLFAESPEFETERLLLRRLTLDDTEDYYAFASDPRVSEQSLWNRHETVDDSVQYIQRALDNYEKKLVYLWGFVRKDTGRLIGRGGIFHFNELMQSASLGYAIASTEWNKGIAAEAMQPIVNYCFRELDCNRLEGKCNAGNVGSARVMEKLGMSYEGLLRKQLKIKGVFTDQKLYSRIRDDL, encoded by the coding sequence ATGCACATTGAAAAGTTATTTGCGGAGTCGCCAGAATTTGAAACGGAACGGCTGCTGCTCAGACGTCTTACATTAGATGATACGGAGGATTACTATGCATTTGCCTCTGACCCAAGAGTGAGCGAGCAGAGTCTGTGGAACCGCCATGAGACGGTGGATGACTCCGTTCAATACATCCAACGGGCCTTGGACAATTATGAGAAGAAATTGGTGTATCTATGGGGATTTGTTCGCAAAGACACGGGGCGCCTGATTGGCCGCGGGGGGATTTTTCATTTTAATGAACTTATGCAGAGCGCTTCTTTGGGATATGCCATTGCAAGCACCGAGTGGAATAAAGGGATTGCTGCTGAAGCGATGCAGCCCATCGTCAATTACTGCTTTCGGGAATTGGACTGCAACCGGCTGGAAGGTAAATGCAACGCAGGCAACGTTGGCTCTGCGCGGGTCATGGAGAAATTGGGCATGTCATATGAAGGTTTGCTTCGCAAACAATTGAAGATCAAAGGCGTGTTCACCGATCAAAAATTGTACTCCCGTATCCGGGATGATCTATAA
- a CDS encoding ABC transporter ATP-binding protein: MTLKYNEQAPATPDGSDAIPANDESLRSGSTTTSDPGTRNLPALEVQDVHASFRERRNTLSVLNGLSLTVEQGEFVAIVGPSGCGKSTLFHIIGGLLKPQTGQVLMNGQNVTGQRGKISYMPQQPALFPWRTIEDNVLLAGEVSANTPPKAEALAEARKWLSSVGLGGFEQAYPHMLSGGMQQRAAFLRALLSPQELMLLDEPFSALDALTRSDMQRWLLDIWEQNRRSVLFITHNIEEALLLADRIYVLSNRPATVLHEVHVPFDRPRREEMTEETAFLERKRQISEWMKEEQKKARLTP, translated from the coding sequence ATGACACTCAAATATAACGAACAGGCACCAGCTACACCGGATGGAAGCGACGCTATTCCAGCCAATGACGAATCACTCCGCTCTGGTTCCACTACTACCTCCGATCCCGGTACGCGGAATCTGCCTGCACTGGAAGTGCAGGACGTTCATGCTTCCTTCCGGGAACGGCGCAATACGTTATCTGTCCTGAACGGGTTATCCCTGACTGTAGAGCAGGGCGAATTCGTAGCCATCGTGGGGCCTTCCGGATGCGGCAAGAGTACGTTGTTCCATATCATTGGCGGTTTGTTGAAACCCCAAACAGGCCAGGTTCTCATGAACGGACAAAACGTTACCGGGCAGCGGGGCAAAATCAGCTACATGCCGCAGCAGCCTGCCCTCTTTCCCTGGCGTACCATTGAAGACAACGTGCTGCTTGCAGGTGAAGTGTCAGCAAATACGCCTCCCAAGGCAGAAGCGCTCGCGGAAGCAAGGAAGTGGCTTTCCAGCGTGGGTCTTGGCGGATTCGAACAGGCTTATCCGCATATGTTATCCGGCGGTATGCAGCAGCGAGCTGCATTCCTGCGTGCCCTGCTCAGTCCACAGGAACTGATGCTGCTGGATGAGCCCTTCAGCGCCCTCGATGCCTTAACACGCAGTGACATGCAGCGCTGGCTGCTCGATATCTGGGAACAAAACCGCCGCTCGGTGCTGTTCATTACCCATAATATCGAAGAAGCACTGCTGCTTGCCGATCGAATCTATGTGTTGTCCAACCGACCTGCGACCGTGCTGCATGAGGTGCATGTTCCTTTTGATCGTCCAAGACGTGAAGAAATGACGGAAGAAACGGCTTTCCTCGAACGCAAACGGCAGATTTCGGAGTGGATGAAAGAAGAACAGAAAAAAGCCCGGCTAACTCCATAG
- a CDS encoding ABC transporter permease, which yields MHTYFKSVWPPIVAVILFIAVWQGAVSLFHIEKWMLPAPSDIAHEAASQADRLGMHAWATIQLTLVGFAAGTLVGLLIAMVLHLIPFLKSALYPLLILSQNIPTIALAPLLLIWFGFGLLPKLITIILVCFFPVAVAAMDGLTRTDAAMMNYMRMAGARRGPIFWKLELPHALPSIFSGVKIAATYSVMGAIIAEWIGADKGIGYYMMLQKSAYRTDRLFVAIMIIVALSLLLFLFIALLEKLLVRWRPQKR from the coding sequence ATGCATACGTACTTCAAAAGTGTATGGCCGCCCATAGTGGCGGTTATTCTCTTTATTGCGGTATGGCAGGGAGCCGTGTCCCTGTTTCATATTGAAAAATGGATGCTGCCTGCACCTTCGGACATCGCGCATGAAGCAGCTTCCCAAGCAGACCGGCTGGGCATGCATGCATGGGCAACCATTCAACTCACGTTAGTCGGCTTCGCGGCCGGCACGCTGGTTGGACTGCTGATCGCTATGGTGCTGCACCTGATTCCATTTCTGAAATCTGCACTGTATCCTTTACTTATCCTTAGTCAAAATATTCCGACCATTGCGCTCGCTCCGCTCCTGCTGATCTGGTTCGGATTCGGGCTGCTGCCCAAACTGATTACCATCATTCTGGTCTGCTTCTTCCCGGTCGCCGTCGCCGCCATGGATGGCCTGACGCGAACGGATGCCGCCATGATGAATTACATGCGCATGGCAGGAGCAAGACGCGGTCCAATTTTCTGGAAGCTGGAACTCCCGCACGCACTGCCTTCCATTTTCTCCGGCGTCAAGATTGCCGCCACGTACAGTGTTATGGGTGCCATTATTGCCGAATGGATCGGAGCCGATAAAGGAATCGGATATTACATGATGCTTCAAAAGTCCGCTTACCGAACAGATCGTCTATTCGTTGCGATTATGATTATTGTCGCGCTCAGCCTGTTGCTCTTCCTGTTCATTGCCCTGCTGGAGAAGCTGCTCGTTCGCTGGCGCCCACAGAAACGCTGA
- a CDS encoding DUF2809 domain-containing protein, whose amino-acid sequence MSIRGRRIYFIAAIMVMAAGLASRRYGDMLPVFLHDHAGDALWAGMIYFGFRMVWIRRSKAWAFLLSFLFSWVIEFSQMIQMPWLNEVRSTMLGALILGHGFLVIDLVRYTAGILCTFVIDRYFLSNRRSLYAH is encoded by the coding sequence ATGTCGATCAGAGGAAGACGAATTTATTTTATTGCCGCAATAATGGTGATGGCAGCCGGGCTGGCATCCCGTCGCTATGGGGATATGCTGCCTGTTTTCTTACATGACCATGCTGGAGATGCCTTGTGGGCAGGCATGATTTATTTCGGATTTCGTATGGTTTGGATCAGGAGAAGTAAGGCTTGGGCATTTCTATTGAGCTTCTTGTTTAGCTGGGTCATAGAATTCTCGCAAATGATTCAGATGCCTTGGCTCAATGAGGTGCGTTCAACCATGTTGGGTGCCCTGATTTTGGGACACGGTTTTCTTGTCATAGATCTCGTCAGATATACAGCAGGGATTCTGTGCACGTTCGTGATAGACCGTTATTTCCTAAGCAATAGGAGGAGTTTGTATGCACATTGA
- a CDS encoding DUF1572 family protein: MNMNQAFLETAEKQFLYYKQLGEKAMEQLETEQLFQAWHEDANSIAVIVKHLWGNMLSRWTDVLTSDGEKPWRARDAEFVNDISTREELLGKWEEGWNCLLSAIRSFTPEQLSQIIYIRNEGHTVMEAITRQLAHYPYHVGQIIYAAKMLKETPWNSLSIPRNGSAVYNGNKFAKPKERRHFTKDELDTD, translated from the coding sequence ATGAATATGAATCAGGCATTTCTGGAGACAGCCGAGAAGCAATTTCTGTACTATAAGCAGCTCGGAGAGAAGGCTATGGAACAGCTTGAGACCGAGCAATTATTTCAGGCGTGGCATGAAGATGCCAACAGCATTGCGGTGATTGTGAAGCATTTGTGGGGCAATATGTTATCCCGATGGACGGACGTGCTCACATCCGATGGAGAAAAGCCTTGGCGAGCGCGGGATGCCGAATTCGTAAATGACATCTCTACACGCGAAGAACTGTTGGGTAAGTGGGAAGAAGGCTGGAATTGTTTGCTGAGTGCCATTCGTTCCTTTACACCGGAACAGCTCTCACAGATCATATACATTCGCAATGAAGGTCATACCGTCATGGAGGCCATTACGCGGCAATTGGCGCATTATCCATACCATGTGGGACAGATCATTTACGCGGCCAAAATGCTGAAAGAAACACCATGGAACAGCCTTTCCATTCCAAGGAACGGGTCCGCAGTATACAACGGCAACAAATTTGCCAAACCAAAAGAACGCAGGCATTTTACCAAGGATGAGTTAGACACGGATTAA
- a CDS encoding DUF952 domain-containing protein → MIYSIISQSVWEQVSKENVYAPDSLETDGFIHCSTKEQIPWVAAQYYAGRTDLLLLAIDEKTLKPELVYEDLYELNELFPHIYGELNLDAVKKVIPFPPNEEGTLVFPE, encoded by the coding sequence ATGATCTACAGCATTATTTCCCAATCAGTGTGGGAACAGGTATCCAAGGAGAACGTGTACGCACCGGATAGCCTGGAGACGGATGGATTCATTCATTGTTCTACCAAGGAGCAGATTCCATGGGTAGCAGCACAATATTACGCAGGGCGTACGGATCTGCTGTTGCTGGCTATTGATGAAAAAACATTGAAGCCGGAACTTGTATATGAAGATCTGTATGAGTTAAATGAACTGTTCCCCCATATTTATGGCGAGCTCAATCTGGATGCGGTGAAGAAAGTGATCCCTTTTCCGCCGAACGAAGAGGGGACACTTGTATTTCCCGAGTAA
- a CDS encoding Ig-like domain-containing protein yields MNRIKLTLRGMLALILICTIMAPSHILAATGDVTSIEITNSSPQKLSVSQTVALKVMAVVEGFDNKQDVTAGVTWSTSNAAVATIVKGKVKAVSAGEATIHAEVDGAKAQLVVQVSEKIKSIKASPKSYSFVKGSESALPKVSIVRASGKEEDVTSEIVWTVSNAAAVVENGKIKGNTPGRVLLQGKYGSETVKVPVAITDIITKVEVTPTAMQLNIKKSKALKVIGTYANGKTINLSKQVTWTSSDNAVATVKNGTVKTLTEGKATLTGTYQDQTIKTEVTVVPLLKKLITGQKKLVLSPQGSAMLTIMAQYDTGKTTVVTNNAAWSSTKPSVATVTNGKVVAVGKGKTSIIAKWNNKKVTIPVTVK; encoded by the coding sequence ATGAACAGAATCAAATTAACACTTCGAGGAATGCTTGCACTCATCCTGATATGTACCATCATGGCCCCCTCACACATTCTGGCGGCTACAGGTGACGTAACCTCCATCGAGATTACCAATAGCAGCCCGCAGAAGTTGAGTGTATCACAGACAGTTGCGCTTAAGGTGATGGCTGTTGTTGAAGGATTTGATAACAAGCAGGATGTGACTGCAGGGGTTACGTGGTCTACGAGTAATGCAGCAGTGGCAACCATTGTGAAGGGTAAAGTAAAGGCGGTATCAGCGGGTGAGGCAACAATCCATGCTGAAGTCGATGGGGCCAAGGCGCAGCTCGTTGTCCAGGTTTCCGAGAAAATCAAAAGCATCAAAGCATCGCCCAAATCCTACAGTTTTGTCAAAGGCAGTGAAAGTGCCCTGCCCAAGGTCAGCATTGTGCGTGCGAGCGGCAAGGAAGAAGATGTAACATCAGAGATCGTGTGGACCGTTTCGAATGCAGCGGCTGTCGTGGAAAACGGCAAGATTAAAGGCAATACGCCAGGCCGGGTGCTGCTGCAAGGCAAATATGGCTCGGAAACGGTTAAAGTGCCTGTCGCCATTACCGACATCATTACCAAAGTGGAAGTTACCCCTACTGCAATGCAGTTGAACATCAAGAAATCCAAAGCACTGAAGGTCATTGGTACATATGCCAACGGAAAAACAATTAATCTGTCGAAGCAGGTAACATGGACTTCCTCGGACAATGCAGTGGCAACCGTTAAAAACGGGACGGTCAAAACGCTGACCGAAGGAAAGGCAACCTTGACAGGAACCTATCAGGATCAGACAATAAAGACAGAAGTTACGGTTGTTCCATTGCTCAAAAAGTTGATTACAGGCCAGAAAAAGCTTGTGTTATCTCCGCAGGGAAGCGCAATGTTAACCATTATGGCGCAGTATGATACAGGCAAAACGACGGTTGTTACAAACAATGCAGCCTGGAGCAGTACAAAACCGAGCGTAGCTACCGTAACCAATGGCAAAGTGGTGGCTGTGGGCAAAGGAAAAACGAGCATAATCGCCAAGTGGAACAACAAGAAAGTGACGATACCGGTAACGGTAAAATAA